The Actinomadura graeca nucleotide sequence CTGCACGCGCTCGGCGGCCCGCTCGCCGACTGCCCGCCCGGGGTGACCGACTACGCCGCCGAGGTCCGCTCGCACGGCGACCGGTTCGTCCCCGCCCCGGAGGCCGCTGCGGAGGCGCCCGCGCTCATCGTGACCCCGCAGCCGGGTGTGACAAAGACCACATTCTCCGGGACGGCCCTGGTCGGCGCGGCTCGTTCGGCCGTGCAGAAATGGGACCTTGACGCTCGGAGCCGTGTCCTGGTTGACATGTCGTTCGCCACACTCGACGGGGTTCTGGCGGGCCTGCTCGCACCACTAGCCTCAGGTGCTTCCGTCATAATTCAACGAAACTTTGACAAAGCCGTCCTCGACCGTCGGGTCACCCTGGAGCATGTGACGGCGGTGGCCGGGCTTCCCGGATGGAATGACGCATCCGGGTCCCCGCGCCTGCTCGCCTGACCTACGCTCTCCCTTGCTCCCGCTACGACCGTCATGCCATCCGATCCCCCGGAAAGCGGGCCAGCCCCCGGACCACGGAGCCGATGAACAGCAACCCGATGTACATGGAGTACGTCGACGACGCCGACCCGCAGACGGCGCCGCCTCGACGCGGCTGGCGCATCCTCGGCTGGGTGTGCATCGGGCTGTCGGCGGTCATGGTCGTCGGTTCCCTGACCGCCTACGGTCTCTACCGCAAGGCGTTCGGGAACATCTCGCACGAGGACGTCAACGCCCAGCTCGGCCCGAACCGGCCGAAGAAGCTGAACAGCGCGATGAACATCCTGCTCCTCGGCTCCGACACCCGCGAGGGGTCCAACGCCAAGTACGGCCGCTCGATGAAGAACGAGCCGCCGCGCTCGGACACGATGATCCTGCTGCACCTGTCCCCCGGCGGCGGGCAGGCGATGGGCATCAGCTTCCCCCGCGACCTGATGGTGCGGATGCCGGCCTGCCGGACCAAGGACGGCCGGACGGTCCCCGCCTCGGCCCGCGCCCAGATCAACTCGGCGTTCACCAACGGCGGCGCGGCCTGCGTGATGAAGACGATCGAGAGCATCTCCAACATCCGCATCGACCACTTCATGCAGGTCGACTTCAACGGCTTCAAGTCGATCACCAACGCGGTGGGCGGCGTCCCGGTGTGCCTGCCGAAGGACGTCAACGACCCCAAGTCCAAGCTCCGGCTGGGCAGGGGCAAGCACACCATCCAGGGTGAGACGGCCCTCGCCTACGTCCGTGTCCGGCACGGCCTCGGCGACGGCTCCGACACCGACCGCATCAAGCGGCAGCAGAAGTTCATGGGCGCCCTCGCGAACAAGGCGATGAGCGCCGGGGTGCTCAGCAACCCCAGGAAGCTGCTGTCGCTGATGAACGCGGCGACCAAGTCGCTCACCACCGACGAGGAGCTCACGCCGCAGGTCATGATGCGGATCGCCCAGGGCATGCAGGGCATGACCTCGGGCAAGCTGCGCTTCGTCACCGTCCCGTCCGGCCCGGACCCGGCCGACCCGAACCGGGTGGCGCTCACGGCCGGCGCGCAGCCGTTCTTCGCCTCCATCCGCAACGACAAGACGGTCCCCAGCGAGCCGAAGCCCGGCGCGTCCAAGATCCCGCCGAGCCAGGTGCGGGTGCGTGTCTACAACGCCAGCGGGATCGAGGGCCAGGCCCGGCGCGTCGCCGACGACCTGGAGTCGCAGGGCTTCCAGGTCAGCGTGGGCGGCAACGCCTCCACCACGGCGATCACCAAGGTCCTGTACGGTTCGGGTGCCGACCAGCAGGCCCAGACGCTGACCGCGCTGATCCCGAGCAAGCCGCAGGCCGCGGCTCGGGTGAGCGGCGGCAGTCCCGGCGTCGTCGACCTGATCGTCGGCTCCGACTGGACGGCACTGAAGAACGCCAGGGGGGGAATCCCCAAGCAGGACGGCGAGATCAAGGCCGACGACGACATCTGCAAGGGAACCTGACCGCGCAGCCATGACGTACACCACCCGGTCCTCCGCGCCCGGCACGGCCCAGCCCGGCACCGTGCCGCCCGGCACGATCCAGCCCGGCGCGCTGCCGCCCGAGGCGGCGCGGCAGCCCGACC carries:
- a CDS encoding LCP family protein, translated to MNSNPMYMEYVDDADPQTAPPRRGWRILGWVCIGLSAVMVVGSLTAYGLYRKAFGNISHEDVNAQLGPNRPKKLNSAMNILLLGSDTREGSNAKYGRSMKNEPPRSDTMILLHLSPGGGQAMGISFPRDLMVRMPACRTKDGRTVPASARAQINSAFTNGGAACVMKTIESISNIRIDHFMQVDFNGFKSITNAVGGVPVCLPKDVNDPKSKLRLGRGKHTIQGETALAYVRVRHGLGDGSDTDRIKRQQKFMGALANKAMSAGVLSNPRKLLSLMNAATKSLTTDEELTPQVMMRIAQGMQGMTSGKLRFVTVPSGPDPADPNRVALTAGAQPFFASIRNDKTVPSEPKPGASKIPPSQVRVRVYNASGIEGQARRVADDLESQGFQVSVGGNASTTAITKVLYGSGADQQAQTLTALIPSKPQAAARVSGGSPGVVDLIVGSDWTALKNARGGIPKQDGEIKADDDICKGT